A window of the Dunckerocampus dactyliophorus isolate RoL2022-P2 chromosome 19, RoL_Ddac_1.1, whole genome shotgun sequence genome harbors these coding sequences:
- the dnmt3aa gene encoding DNA (cytosine-5-)-methyltransferase 3 alpha a isoform X1, which yields MPSNSPAATELPQTPDNKTSNNVSEDGAEQDSPEEATLGTPPNKRRVGRPSRKRKQFLPEMATSDPCAPPTLPEELEPSPSPRKKRGRRKLEQNERNKDEQDDRSCDSPREGETGRLRRKPVPRVTFQAGDPYYISRRQKEEWLSRWKMEAERRAYREAEMSMMDDLSEADFQKEDEPASPEPPPSQQQTDPASPIVAVTPEPVARGDQATPREIEYQDGRGFGIGTLVFGKLRGFSWWPGRIVSWWMSGRSRAADGTRWVMWFGDGKFSVVCVEKLMPLSSFSSAFHQPTYNKQPMYRKAIFEALQVASVRAGRPTPSCDPSDDAEGVEPQTRQMIEWAMTGFLPNGPQSLDPPEEEQNPYKDVYSEMWAEPEAAYTPPPAKKPRKNAAEKAKIREVIDEGTRERLIHEIKKKTRNIEDICISCGSLNVSLEHPLFIGAMCQGCKNSFLECAYQYDDDGYQSYCTICCGGREVLMCGNNNCCRCFCVECVDLLVGAGSAAAAIKEDPWNCYMCGPRSIYGLLRRRDDWPCRLQHFFANNHEQEFEPAKLYTPVAAEKRQPIRVLSLFDGIATGLLVLKDLGLQVDKYVASEVCEDSITVGMVRHQGRIMYVGDVRNVTHKHIEEWGPFDLVIGGSPCNDLSIVNPARKGLYEGTGRLFFEFYRLLHEARPKEGDERPFFWLFENVVAMGVSDKRDISRFLECNPVMIDAKEVSAAHRARYFWGNLPGMSRPLSPMTNDKLDLQECLEHGRTAKFEKLRTITTRSNSVKQGKDEHFPVYMDNKEDILWCTEMERVFGFPVHYTDVSNMSRLARQRLLGRSWSVPVIRHLFAPLKEYFACN from the exons ATGCCGTCCAACAGTCCTGCTGCCACCGAACTGCCCCAGACACCAGACAacaaaacctccaacaatgtg agtgaagatggagcaGAACAGGATAGTCCAGAGGAGGCAACCCTGGGGACCCCCCCGAACAAGCGTAGAGTGGGCCGTCCAAGCAGGAAACGCAAACAGTTCCTTCCT GAGATGGCAACCTCTGATCCCTGTGCCCCTCCGACTCTGCCCGAGGAGCTGGAGCCCTCCCCTTCCCCTCGCAAGAAACGTGGGCGTCGGAAATTAGAGCAAAACGAGAGGAATAAGG ATGAACAAGACGACAGAAGTTGTGACTCCCCCAGAGAG GGTGAGACAGGGAGGTTGCGTAGGAAACCGGTCCCCAGGGTGACTTTCCAGGCTGGAGATCCGTACTACATCAGCAGGAGACAGAAGGAAGAATGGCTCAGCCGCTGGAAGATGGAG GCAGAGAGGCGGGCTTACAGAGAAGCTGAGATGAGCATGATGGATGACCTATCCGAAGCAGACTTTCAAAAAGAGGACGAGCCAGCCAGCCCGGAGCCTCCTCCATCCCAGCAACAAACAGACCCCGCCTCCCCGATCGTCGCCGTAACGCCGGAGCCAGTCGCCAGAGGAGACCAGGCAACGCCCAGAGAGATAGAGTACCAG GATGGCAGGGGCTTTGGCATCGGCACACTGGTGTTTGGGAAGCTGCGAGGGTTCTCCTGGTGGCCCGGCAGAATTGTTTCCTGGTGGATGAGCGGCCGTAGTCGAGCCGCTGACGGCACCCGCTGGGTCATGTGGTTTGGAGACGGCAAATTCTCTGTG GTTTGTGTGGAGAAGCTGATGCCACTGAGCTCTTTCTCATCTGCCTTCCACCAGCCCACCTACAACAAACAGCCCATGTACAGGAAAGCCATCTTTGAGGCTCTGCAG GTGGCAAGCGTGCGAGCGGGACGGCCCACTCCTTCCTGTGACCCGAGTGATGACGCGGAAGGGGTTGAACCTCAGACGAGACAGATGATAGAGTGGGCCATGACGGGCTTCTTACCCAACGGCCCACAGTCACTGGACCCTCCTGAGG AGGAGCAGAATCCATACAAAGACGTCTACTCTGAGATGTGGGCAGAACCAGAGGCAGCGTACACTCCTCCCCCTGCTAAGAAGCCTCGCAAGAACGCAGCCGAAAAAGCAAAGATAAGAGAGGTGATCGATGAAGGAACCAGAG AGAGGCTTATACATGAAATTAAAAAGAAGACCCGGAACATAGAAG ACATCTGTATCTCCTGTGGAAGCCTCAACGTCTCTCTAGAGCATCCTCTCTTCATAGGAGCAATGTGCCAGGGCTGCAAA AATTCCTTTCTGGAGTGTGCCTACCAGTATGACGACGACGGCTACCAGTCCTACTGCACCATCTGCTGTGGAGGCAGGGAGGTGCTCATGTGTGGAAACAACAACTGCTGTCG GTGTTTTTGCGTGGAGTGTGTGGATCTGTTGGTCGGTGCTGGCTCAGCAGCGGCAGCCATCAAAGAGGACCCTTGGAACTGTTACATGTGTGGGCCGCGAAGCATCTACGGCTTACTGCGACGTCGGGATGACTGGCCTTGCCGACTACAGCATTTTTTCGCCAATAACCATGAACAGGAGTTT GAGCCTGCCAAGTTGTATACTCCAGTTGCAGCAGAGAAGAGGCAGCCAATCAGAGTCTTATCACTGTTTGACGGCATTGCCACAG GTCTTTTGGTGCTAAAGGACCTGGGCCTCCAAGTGGATAAATACGTGGCGTCCGAGGTGTGTGAAGACTCCATTACTGTCGGCATGGTCAGACACCAGGGACGAATCATGTACGTCGGCGATGTGCGCAACGTAACCCATAAACAT ATTGAAGAGTGGGGACCATTTGACCTGGTGATAGGAGGAAGTCCCTGCAATGACCTCTCCATAGTAAACCCTGCACGAAAGGGCCTTTACG AGGGAACCGGACGCTTGTTTTTTGAGTTCTACCGTCTGTTACACGAGGCTCGACCAAAAGAGGGCGACGAGCGACCTTTCTTCTGGCTCTTTGAGAACGTGGTGGCCATGGGAGTCAGCGACAAACGGGACATATCACGCTTCTTAGAG tgcaATCCCGTGATGATCGACGCCAAGGAGGTTTCTGCTGCTCACCGTGCTCGATATTTCTGGGGAAACTTGCCTGGCATGTCaag ACCCCTGTCACCCATGACGAATGACAAGCTGGACCTGCAAGAGTGTCTGGAGCACGGTCGCACAGCCAAG TTTGAGAAGTTGCGTACGATAACGACTCGCTCCAACTCTGTGAAGCAGGGGAAAGACGAGCATTTCCCCGTCTACATGGACAACAAGGAGGACATCCTCTGGTGCACTGAGATGGAAag
- the dnmt3aa gene encoding DNA (cytosine-5-)-methyltransferase 3 alpha a isoform X4 — protein MPSNSPAATELPQTPDNKTSNNVSEDGAEQDSPEEATLGTPPNKRRVGRPSRKRKQFLPEMATSDPCAPPTLPEELEPSPSPRKKRGRRKLEQNERNKDEQDDRSCDSPREAERRAYREAEMSMMDDLSEADFQKEDEPASPEPPPSQQQTDPASPIVAVTPEPVARGDQATPREIEYQDGRGFGIGTLVFGKLRGFSWWPGRIVSWWMSGRSRAADGTRWVMWFGDGKFSVVCVEKLMPLSSFSSAFHQPTYNKQPMYRKAIFEALQVASVRAGRPTPSCDPSDDAEGVEPQTRQMIEWAMTGFLPNGPQSLDPPEEEQNPYKDVYSEMWAEPEAAYTPPPAKKPRKNAAEKAKIREVIDEGTRERLIHEIKKKTRNIEDICISCGSLNVSLEHPLFIGAMCQGCKNSFLECAYQYDDDGYQSYCTICCGGREVLMCGNNNCCRCFCVECVDLLVGAGSAAAAIKEDPWNCYMCGPRSIYGLLRRRDDWPCRLQHFFANNHEQEFEPAKLYTPVAAEKRQPIRVLSLFDGIATGLLVLKDLGLQVDKYVASEVCEDSITVGMVRHQGRIMYVGDVRNVTHKHIEEWGPFDLVIGGSPCNDLSIVNPARKGLYEGTGRLFFEFYRLLHEARPKEGDERPFFWLFENVVAMGVSDKRDISRFLECNPVMIDAKEVSAAHRARYFWGNLPGMSRPLSPMTNDKLDLQECLEHGRTAKFEKLRTITTRSNSVKQGKDEHFPVYMDNKEDILWCTEMERVFGFPVHYTDVSNMSRLARQRLLGRSWSVPVIRHLFAPLKEYFACN, from the exons ATGCCGTCCAACAGTCCTGCTGCCACCGAACTGCCCCAGACACCAGACAacaaaacctccaacaatgtg agtgaagatggagcaGAACAGGATAGTCCAGAGGAGGCAACCCTGGGGACCCCCCCGAACAAGCGTAGAGTGGGCCGTCCAAGCAGGAAACGCAAACAGTTCCTTCCT GAGATGGCAACCTCTGATCCCTGTGCCCCTCCGACTCTGCCCGAGGAGCTGGAGCCCTCCCCTTCCCCTCGCAAGAAACGTGGGCGTCGGAAATTAGAGCAAAACGAGAGGAATAAGG ATGAACAAGACGACAGAAGTTGTGACTCCCCCAGAGAG GCAGAGAGGCGGGCTTACAGAGAAGCTGAGATGAGCATGATGGATGACCTATCCGAAGCAGACTTTCAAAAAGAGGACGAGCCAGCCAGCCCGGAGCCTCCTCCATCCCAGCAACAAACAGACCCCGCCTCCCCGATCGTCGCCGTAACGCCGGAGCCAGTCGCCAGAGGAGACCAGGCAACGCCCAGAGAGATAGAGTACCAG GATGGCAGGGGCTTTGGCATCGGCACACTGGTGTTTGGGAAGCTGCGAGGGTTCTCCTGGTGGCCCGGCAGAATTGTTTCCTGGTGGATGAGCGGCCGTAGTCGAGCCGCTGACGGCACCCGCTGGGTCATGTGGTTTGGAGACGGCAAATTCTCTGTG GTTTGTGTGGAGAAGCTGATGCCACTGAGCTCTTTCTCATCTGCCTTCCACCAGCCCACCTACAACAAACAGCCCATGTACAGGAAAGCCATCTTTGAGGCTCTGCAG GTGGCAAGCGTGCGAGCGGGACGGCCCACTCCTTCCTGTGACCCGAGTGATGACGCGGAAGGGGTTGAACCTCAGACGAGACAGATGATAGAGTGGGCCATGACGGGCTTCTTACCCAACGGCCCACAGTCACTGGACCCTCCTGAGG AGGAGCAGAATCCATACAAAGACGTCTACTCTGAGATGTGGGCAGAACCAGAGGCAGCGTACACTCCTCCCCCTGCTAAGAAGCCTCGCAAGAACGCAGCCGAAAAAGCAAAGATAAGAGAGGTGATCGATGAAGGAACCAGAG AGAGGCTTATACATGAAATTAAAAAGAAGACCCGGAACATAGAAG ACATCTGTATCTCCTGTGGAAGCCTCAACGTCTCTCTAGAGCATCCTCTCTTCATAGGAGCAATGTGCCAGGGCTGCAAA AATTCCTTTCTGGAGTGTGCCTACCAGTATGACGACGACGGCTACCAGTCCTACTGCACCATCTGCTGTGGAGGCAGGGAGGTGCTCATGTGTGGAAACAACAACTGCTGTCG GTGTTTTTGCGTGGAGTGTGTGGATCTGTTGGTCGGTGCTGGCTCAGCAGCGGCAGCCATCAAAGAGGACCCTTGGAACTGTTACATGTGTGGGCCGCGAAGCATCTACGGCTTACTGCGACGTCGGGATGACTGGCCTTGCCGACTACAGCATTTTTTCGCCAATAACCATGAACAGGAGTTT GAGCCTGCCAAGTTGTATACTCCAGTTGCAGCAGAGAAGAGGCAGCCAATCAGAGTCTTATCACTGTTTGACGGCATTGCCACAG GTCTTTTGGTGCTAAAGGACCTGGGCCTCCAAGTGGATAAATACGTGGCGTCCGAGGTGTGTGAAGACTCCATTACTGTCGGCATGGTCAGACACCAGGGACGAATCATGTACGTCGGCGATGTGCGCAACGTAACCCATAAACAT ATTGAAGAGTGGGGACCATTTGACCTGGTGATAGGAGGAAGTCCCTGCAATGACCTCTCCATAGTAAACCCTGCACGAAAGGGCCTTTACG AGGGAACCGGACGCTTGTTTTTTGAGTTCTACCGTCTGTTACACGAGGCTCGACCAAAAGAGGGCGACGAGCGACCTTTCTTCTGGCTCTTTGAGAACGTGGTGGCCATGGGAGTCAGCGACAAACGGGACATATCACGCTTCTTAGAG tgcaATCCCGTGATGATCGACGCCAAGGAGGTTTCTGCTGCTCACCGTGCTCGATATTTCTGGGGAAACTTGCCTGGCATGTCaag ACCCCTGTCACCCATGACGAATGACAAGCTGGACCTGCAAGAGTGTCTGGAGCACGGTCGCACAGCCAAG TTTGAGAAGTTGCGTACGATAACGACTCGCTCCAACTCTGTGAAGCAGGGGAAAGACGAGCATTTCCCCGTCTACATGGACAACAAGGAGGACATCCTCTGGTGCACTGAGATGGAAag
- the dnmt3aa gene encoding DNA (cytosine-5-)-methyltransferase 3 alpha a isoform X3 encodes MPSNSPAATELPQTPDNKTSNNVSEDGAEQDSPEEATLGTPPNKRRVGRPSRKRKQFLPEMATSDPCAPPTLPEELEPSPSPRKKRGRRKLEQNERNKDEQDDRSCDSPREGETGRLRRKPVPRVTFQAGDPYYISRRQKEEWLSRWKMEAERRAYREAEMSMMDDLSEADFQKEDEPASPEPPPSQQQTDPASPIVAVTPEPVARGDQATPREIEYQDGRGFGIGTLVFGKLRGFSWWPGRIVSWWMSGRSRAADGTRWVMWFGDGKFSVVCVEKLMPLSSFSSAFHQPTYNKQPMYRKAIFEALQVASVRAGRPTPSCDPSDDAEGVEPQTRQMIEWAMTGFLPNGPQSLDPPEEEQNPYKDVYSEMWAEPEAAYTPPPAKKPRKNAAEKAKIREVIDEGTRERLIHEIKKKTRNIEDICISCGSLNVSLEHPLFIGAMCQGCKNSFLECAYQYDDDGYQSYCTICCGGREVLMCGNNNCCRCFCVECVDLLVGAGSAAAAIKEDPWNCYMCGPRSIYGLLRRRDDWPCRLQHFFANNHEQEFEPAKLYTPVAAEKRQPIRVLSLFDGIATGLLVLKDLGLQVDKYVASEVCEDSITVGMVRHQGRIMYVGDVRNVTHKHIEEWGPFDLVIGGSPCNDLSIVNPARKGLYEGTGRLFFEFYRLLHEARPKEGDERPFFWLFENVVAMGVSDKRDISRFLECNPVMIDAKEVSAAHRARYFWGNLPGMSRPLSPMTNDKLDLQECLEHGRTAKGKDEHFPVYMDNKEDILWCTEMERVFGFPVHYTDVSNMSRLARQRLLGRSWSVPVIRHLFAPLKEYFACN; translated from the exons ATGCCGTCCAACAGTCCTGCTGCCACCGAACTGCCCCAGACACCAGACAacaaaacctccaacaatgtg agtgaagatggagcaGAACAGGATAGTCCAGAGGAGGCAACCCTGGGGACCCCCCCGAACAAGCGTAGAGTGGGCCGTCCAAGCAGGAAACGCAAACAGTTCCTTCCT GAGATGGCAACCTCTGATCCCTGTGCCCCTCCGACTCTGCCCGAGGAGCTGGAGCCCTCCCCTTCCCCTCGCAAGAAACGTGGGCGTCGGAAATTAGAGCAAAACGAGAGGAATAAGG ATGAACAAGACGACAGAAGTTGTGACTCCCCCAGAGAG GGTGAGACAGGGAGGTTGCGTAGGAAACCGGTCCCCAGGGTGACTTTCCAGGCTGGAGATCCGTACTACATCAGCAGGAGACAGAAGGAAGAATGGCTCAGCCGCTGGAAGATGGAG GCAGAGAGGCGGGCTTACAGAGAAGCTGAGATGAGCATGATGGATGACCTATCCGAAGCAGACTTTCAAAAAGAGGACGAGCCAGCCAGCCCGGAGCCTCCTCCATCCCAGCAACAAACAGACCCCGCCTCCCCGATCGTCGCCGTAACGCCGGAGCCAGTCGCCAGAGGAGACCAGGCAACGCCCAGAGAGATAGAGTACCAG GATGGCAGGGGCTTTGGCATCGGCACACTGGTGTTTGGGAAGCTGCGAGGGTTCTCCTGGTGGCCCGGCAGAATTGTTTCCTGGTGGATGAGCGGCCGTAGTCGAGCCGCTGACGGCACCCGCTGGGTCATGTGGTTTGGAGACGGCAAATTCTCTGTG GTTTGTGTGGAGAAGCTGATGCCACTGAGCTCTTTCTCATCTGCCTTCCACCAGCCCACCTACAACAAACAGCCCATGTACAGGAAAGCCATCTTTGAGGCTCTGCAG GTGGCAAGCGTGCGAGCGGGACGGCCCACTCCTTCCTGTGACCCGAGTGATGACGCGGAAGGGGTTGAACCTCAGACGAGACAGATGATAGAGTGGGCCATGACGGGCTTCTTACCCAACGGCCCACAGTCACTGGACCCTCCTGAGG AGGAGCAGAATCCATACAAAGACGTCTACTCTGAGATGTGGGCAGAACCAGAGGCAGCGTACACTCCTCCCCCTGCTAAGAAGCCTCGCAAGAACGCAGCCGAAAAAGCAAAGATAAGAGAGGTGATCGATGAAGGAACCAGAG AGAGGCTTATACATGAAATTAAAAAGAAGACCCGGAACATAGAAG ACATCTGTATCTCCTGTGGAAGCCTCAACGTCTCTCTAGAGCATCCTCTCTTCATAGGAGCAATGTGCCAGGGCTGCAAA AATTCCTTTCTGGAGTGTGCCTACCAGTATGACGACGACGGCTACCAGTCCTACTGCACCATCTGCTGTGGAGGCAGGGAGGTGCTCATGTGTGGAAACAACAACTGCTGTCG GTGTTTTTGCGTGGAGTGTGTGGATCTGTTGGTCGGTGCTGGCTCAGCAGCGGCAGCCATCAAAGAGGACCCTTGGAACTGTTACATGTGTGGGCCGCGAAGCATCTACGGCTTACTGCGACGTCGGGATGACTGGCCTTGCCGACTACAGCATTTTTTCGCCAATAACCATGAACAGGAGTTT GAGCCTGCCAAGTTGTATACTCCAGTTGCAGCAGAGAAGAGGCAGCCAATCAGAGTCTTATCACTGTTTGACGGCATTGCCACAG GTCTTTTGGTGCTAAAGGACCTGGGCCTCCAAGTGGATAAATACGTGGCGTCCGAGGTGTGTGAAGACTCCATTACTGTCGGCATGGTCAGACACCAGGGACGAATCATGTACGTCGGCGATGTGCGCAACGTAACCCATAAACAT ATTGAAGAGTGGGGACCATTTGACCTGGTGATAGGAGGAAGTCCCTGCAATGACCTCTCCATAGTAAACCCTGCACGAAAGGGCCTTTACG AGGGAACCGGACGCTTGTTTTTTGAGTTCTACCGTCTGTTACACGAGGCTCGACCAAAAGAGGGCGACGAGCGACCTTTCTTCTGGCTCTTTGAGAACGTGGTGGCCATGGGAGTCAGCGACAAACGGGACATATCACGCTTCTTAGAG tgcaATCCCGTGATGATCGACGCCAAGGAGGTTTCTGCTGCTCACCGTGCTCGATATTTCTGGGGAAACTTGCCTGGCATGTCaag ACCCCTGTCACCCATGACGAATGACAAGCTGGACCTGCAAGAGTGTCTGGAGCACGGTCGCACAGCCAAG GGGAAAGACGAGCATTTCCCCGTCTACATGGACAACAAGGAGGACATCCTCTGGTGCACTGAGATGGAAag
- the dnmt3aa gene encoding DNA (cytosine-5-)-methyltransferase 3 alpha a isoform X2 codes for MPSNSPAATELPQTPDNKTSNNVSEDGAEQDSPEEATLGTPPNKRRVGRPSRKRKQFLPEMATSDPCAPPTLPEELEPSPSPRKKRGRRKLEQNERNKDEQDDRSCDSPREGETGRLRRKPVPRVTFQAGDPYYISRRQKEEWLSRWKMEAERRAYREAEMSMMDDLSEADFQKEDEPASPEPPPSQQQTDPASPIVAVTPEPVARGDQATPREIEYQDGRGFGIGTLVFGKLRGFSWWPGRIVSWWMSGRSRAADGTRWVMWFGDGKFSVVCVEKLMPLSSFSSAFHQPTYNKQPMYRKAIFEALQVASVRAGRPTPSCDPSDDAEGVEPQTRQMIEWAMTGFLPNGPQSLDPPEEEQNPYKDVYSEMWAEPEAAYTPPPAKKPRKNAAEKAKIREVIDEGTRERLIHEIKKKTRNIEDICISCGSLNVSLEHPLFIGAMCQGCKNSFLECAYQYDDDGYQSYCTICCGGREVLMCGNNNCCRCFCVECVDLLVGAGSAAAAIKEDPWNCYMCGPRSIYGLLRRRDDWPCRLQHFFANNHEQEFEPAKLYTPVAAEKRQPIRVLSLFDGIATGLLVLKDLGLQVDKYVASEVCEDSITVGMVRHQGRIMYVGDVRNVTHKHIEEWGPFDLVIGGSPCNDLSIVNPARKGLYEGTGRLFFEFYRLLHEARPKEGDERPFFWLFENVVAMGVSDKRDISRFLECNPVMIDAKEVSAAHRARYFWGNLPGMSRPLSPMTNDKLDLQECLEHGRTAKQGKDEHFPVYMDNKEDILWCTEMERVFGFPVHYTDVSNMSRLARQRLLGRSWSVPVIRHLFAPLKEYFACN; via the exons ATGCCGTCCAACAGTCCTGCTGCCACCGAACTGCCCCAGACACCAGACAacaaaacctccaacaatgtg agtgaagatggagcaGAACAGGATAGTCCAGAGGAGGCAACCCTGGGGACCCCCCCGAACAAGCGTAGAGTGGGCCGTCCAAGCAGGAAACGCAAACAGTTCCTTCCT GAGATGGCAACCTCTGATCCCTGTGCCCCTCCGACTCTGCCCGAGGAGCTGGAGCCCTCCCCTTCCCCTCGCAAGAAACGTGGGCGTCGGAAATTAGAGCAAAACGAGAGGAATAAGG ATGAACAAGACGACAGAAGTTGTGACTCCCCCAGAGAG GGTGAGACAGGGAGGTTGCGTAGGAAACCGGTCCCCAGGGTGACTTTCCAGGCTGGAGATCCGTACTACATCAGCAGGAGACAGAAGGAAGAATGGCTCAGCCGCTGGAAGATGGAG GCAGAGAGGCGGGCTTACAGAGAAGCTGAGATGAGCATGATGGATGACCTATCCGAAGCAGACTTTCAAAAAGAGGACGAGCCAGCCAGCCCGGAGCCTCCTCCATCCCAGCAACAAACAGACCCCGCCTCCCCGATCGTCGCCGTAACGCCGGAGCCAGTCGCCAGAGGAGACCAGGCAACGCCCAGAGAGATAGAGTACCAG GATGGCAGGGGCTTTGGCATCGGCACACTGGTGTTTGGGAAGCTGCGAGGGTTCTCCTGGTGGCCCGGCAGAATTGTTTCCTGGTGGATGAGCGGCCGTAGTCGAGCCGCTGACGGCACCCGCTGGGTCATGTGGTTTGGAGACGGCAAATTCTCTGTG GTTTGTGTGGAGAAGCTGATGCCACTGAGCTCTTTCTCATCTGCCTTCCACCAGCCCACCTACAACAAACAGCCCATGTACAGGAAAGCCATCTTTGAGGCTCTGCAG GTGGCAAGCGTGCGAGCGGGACGGCCCACTCCTTCCTGTGACCCGAGTGATGACGCGGAAGGGGTTGAACCTCAGACGAGACAGATGATAGAGTGGGCCATGACGGGCTTCTTACCCAACGGCCCACAGTCACTGGACCCTCCTGAGG AGGAGCAGAATCCATACAAAGACGTCTACTCTGAGATGTGGGCAGAACCAGAGGCAGCGTACACTCCTCCCCCTGCTAAGAAGCCTCGCAAGAACGCAGCCGAAAAAGCAAAGATAAGAGAGGTGATCGATGAAGGAACCAGAG AGAGGCTTATACATGAAATTAAAAAGAAGACCCGGAACATAGAAG ACATCTGTATCTCCTGTGGAAGCCTCAACGTCTCTCTAGAGCATCCTCTCTTCATAGGAGCAATGTGCCAGGGCTGCAAA AATTCCTTTCTGGAGTGTGCCTACCAGTATGACGACGACGGCTACCAGTCCTACTGCACCATCTGCTGTGGAGGCAGGGAGGTGCTCATGTGTGGAAACAACAACTGCTGTCG GTGTTTTTGCGTGGAGTGTGTGGATCTGTTGGTCGGTGCTGGCTCAGCAGCGGCAGCCATCAAAGAGGACCCTTGGAACTGTTACATGTGTGGGCCGCGAAGCATCTACGGCTTACTGCGACGTCGGGATGACTGGCCTTGCCGACTACAGCATTTTTTCGCCAATAACCATGAACAGGAGTTT GAGCCTGCCAAGTTGTATACTCCAGTTGCAGCAGAGAAGAGGCAGCCAATCAGAGTCTTATCACTGTTTGACGGCATTGCCACAG GTCTTTTGGTGCTAAAGGACCTGGGCCTCCAAGTGGATAAATACGTGGCGTCCGAGGTGTGTGAAGACTCCATTACTGTCGGCATGGTCAGACACCAGGGACGAATCATGTACGTCGGCGATGTGCGCAACGTAACCCATAAACAT ATTGAAGAGTGGGGACCATTTGACCTGGTGATAGGAGGAAGTCCCTGCAATGACCTCTCCATAGTAAACCCTGCACGAAAGGGCCTTTACG AGGGAACCGGACGCTTGTTTTTTGAGTTCTACCGTCTGTTACACGAGGCTCGACCAAAAGAGGGCGACGAGCGACCTTTCTTCTGGCTCTTTGAGAACGTGGTGGCCATGGGAGTCAGCGACAAACGGGACATATCACGCTTCTTAGAG tgcaATCCCGTGATGATCGACGCCAAGGAGGTTTCTGCTGCTCACCGTGCTCGATATTTCTGGGGAAACTTGCCTGGCATGTCaag ACCCCTGTCACCCATGACGAATGACAAGCTGGACCTGCAAGAGTGTCTGGAGCACGGTCGCACAGCCAAG CAGGGGAAAGACGAGCATTTCCCCGTCTACATGGACAACAAGGAGGACATCCTCTGGTGCACTGAGATGGAAag